The stretch of DNA tcattacaccaacaattggtatcagagcctgatcttttagactagttctcaaaaagaaaatgtcCTCTATTGAATTCTTGGGCGAAGGTGCCTCTTTAGCTAGACCCCCTGCCTTTAATGGGTCTGcttacatgtattggaaagaaAGAATGTTTATCTTTCTAGAGGCAAGTGGGCTTGACATATTagatgcagtagaaaatggtccttATGTGCCTAAACTTGCTGGCACTGATGGATCATCATTTATCAAGAAACCAAGAGttgattggtctgatgatgataagaaaaagttggctataatgcaaaatccaaaaatataataacttctgCTTTGAGTGCTGATGAGTTTTC from Cicer arietinum cultivar CDC Frontier isolate Library 1 chromosome 3, Cicar.CDCFrontier_v2.0, whole genome shotgun sequence encodes:
- the LOC140919796 gene encoding uncharacterized protein; translation: MSSIEFLGEGASLARPPAFNGSAYMYWKERMFIFLEASGLDILDAVENGPYVPKLAGTDGSSFIKKPRVDWVSNCTTAKEMWDTLQETHEGTTDVKRAIKNTLMHEYELFNMKKDESINDLQTRFTHVINNLNALGKVIDN